One window of Pelobates fuscus isolate aPelFus1 chromosome 9, aPelFus1.pri, whole genome shotgun sequence genomic DNA carries:
- the FOSB gene encoding protein FosB isoform X2, whose product MWLKTFVPKTFMRCFCFLETEVVVQPNSSPLSCIGLSIFLLSISALTLLIHSSSLKKLTPCFLFLLQECVALCDVPSSFVPTVTAITSSQDLQWLVTPALISSMAQSQPTPGPSIDPYDLPGPSYSSPSGVSYGPNLPASTLGQEGTRPTRARGKRTREEALTPEEEEKRRVRRERNKLAAAKCRNRRRELTDRLQSETDLLEEEKSTLEAEIDELRRQKEQLEFALLSHRPGCKLPYEDPDLPPTDPTASYTHGALLPAYPSQPERQEPAEPGTSAAAGVSAPPPTHSAPPRSWHSET is encoded by the exons ATGTGGCTTAAAACATTTGTCCCAAAGACATTCAtgcgttgtttttgttttttggaaaCAGAGGTTGTCGTACAGCCAAACTCTTCGCCTCTTTCTTGCATAGGGCTCTCTATTTTTCTCTTGTCAATCTCTGCATTAACCCTCTTGATCCATTCATCCAGTCTTAAGAAGCTGACCCCATGTTTCCTCTTTCTTCTGCAGGAGTGTGTGGCTTTATGTGATGTCCCCTCCTCTTTTGTCCCCACTGTTACGGCCATCACAAGTAGCCAAGATCTCCAGTGGCTGGTCACCCCAGCTCTCATCTCCTCTATGGCTCAGTCACAGCCTACGCCAGGTCCCTCTATTGACCCCTATGATCTACCAGGCCCCAGTTATTCTTCCCCGTCTGGAGTATCGTATGGACCAAATCTACCAGCTTCCACGCTAGGTCAAGAGGGAACGCGTCCAACTCGGGCACGGGGCAAGAGAACCAGGGAGGAAGCT CTAACaccagaagaagaagaaaagagaCGAGTGAGGAGGGAGAGGAACAAATTGGCAGCTGCTAAATGCAGGAATCGAAGAAGAGAGCTGACTGATCGACTACAGAGT GAGACAGACCTTCTGGAGGAGGAGAAATCCACCCTGGAGGCCGAGATTGATGAACTACGCAGACAGAAGGAACAGCTGGAGTTTGCCCTTCTTTCCCACCGGCCGGGATGTAAACTGCCATATGAGGACCCTGACCTACCCCCAACAGACCCAACCGCATCTTATACACACGGAGCTCTACTGCCTGCCTACCCTTCCCAACCAGAG AGGCAGGAGCCTGCGGAGCCCGGTACCAGCGCAGCAGCGGGAGTGAGCGCTCCTCCTCCGACTCACTCAGCTCCCCCTCGCTCCTGGCACTCTGAAACATAA
- the FOSB gene encoding protein FosB isoform X1, protein MWLKTFVPKTFMRCFCFLETEVVVQPNSSPLSCIGLSIFLLSISALTLLIHSSSLKKLTPCFLFLLQECVALCDVPSSFVPTVTAITSSQDLQWLVTPALISSMAQSQPTPGPSIDPYDLPGPSYSSPSGVSYGPNLPASTLGQEGTRPTRARGKRTREEALTPEEEEKRRVRRERNKLAAAKCRNRRRELTDRLQSETDLLEEEKSTLEAEIDELRRQKEQLEFALLSHRPGCKLPYEDPDLPPTDPTASYTHGALLPAYPSQPEVSFPVCLPPLPDSDCAVGVGSYTSSFVFTSPEAGACGARYQRSSGSERSSSDSLSSPSLLAL, encoded by the exons ATGTGGCTTAAAACATTTGTCCCAAAGACATTCAtgcgttgtttttgttttttggaaaCAGAGGTTGTCGTACAGCCAAACTCTTCGCCTCTTTCTTGCATAGGGCTCTCTATTTTTCTCTTGTCAATCTCTGCATTAACCCTCTTGATCCATTCATCCAGTCTTAAGAAGCTGACCCCATGTTTCCTCTTTCTTCTGCAGGAGTGTGTGGCTTTATGTGATGTCCCCTCCTCTTTTGTCCCCACTGTTACGGCCATCACAAGTAGCCAAGATCTCCAGTGGCTGGTCACCCCAGCTCTCATCTCCTCTATGGCTCAGTCACAGCCTACGCCAGGTCCCTCTATTGACCCCTATGATCTACCAGGCCCCAGTTATTCTTCCCCGTCTGGAGTATCGTATGGACCAAATCTACCAGCTTCCACGCTAGGTCAAGAGGGAACGCGTCCAACTCGGGCACGGGGCAAGAGAACCAGGGAGGAAGCT CTAACaccagaagaagaagaaaagagaCGAGTGAGGAGGGAGAGGAACAAATTGGCAGCTGCTAAATGCAGGAATCGAAGAAGAGAGCTGACTGATCGACTACAGAGT GAGACAGACCTTCTGGAGGAGGAGAAATCCACCCTGGAGGCCGAGATTGATGAACTACGCAGACAGAAGGAACAGCTGGAGTTTGCCCTTCTTTCCCACCGGCCGGGATGTAAACTGCCATATGAGGACCCTGACCTACCCCCAACAGACCCAACCGCATCTTATACACACGGAGCTCTACTGCCTGCCTACCCTTCCCAACCAGAGGTATCCTTCCCTGTCTGTTTGCCCCCGCTGCCAGACTCAGACTGTGCCGTCGGCGTGGGATCTTATACCTCTTCATTTGTGTTCACCTCACCAGAGGCAGGAGCCTGCGGAGCCCGGTACCAGCGCAGCAGCGGGAGTGAGCGCTCCTCCTCCGACTCACTCAGCTCCCCCTCGCTCCTGGCACTCTGA
- the FOSB gene encoding protein FosB isoform X3 → MYQGYDSSSSSPSAESQYLSSVDSFGSPPTASAQQECVALCDVPSSFVPTVTAITSSQDLQWLVTPALISSMAQSQPTPGPSIDPYDLPGPSYSSPSGVSYGPNLPASTLGQEGTRPTRARGKRTREEALTPEEEEKRRVRRERNKLAAAKCRNRRRELTDRLQSETDLLEEEKSTLEAEIDELRRQKEQLEFALLSHRPGCKLPYEDPDLPPTDPTASYTHGALLPAYPSQPEVSFPVCLPPLPDSDCAVGVGSYTSSFVFTSPEAGACGARYQRSSGSERSSSDSLSSPSLLAL, encoded by the exons ATGTACCAAGGATACGATTCCTCCAGCTCTTCCCCTTCTGCAGAGTCTCAATACCTGTCTTCAGTGGATTCTTTTGGAAGCCCCCCCACAGCTTCTGCCCAGCAG GAGTGTGTGGCTTTATGTGATGTCCCCTCCTCTTTTGTCCCCACTGTTACGGCCATCACAAGTAGCCAAGATCTCCAGTGGCTGGTCACCCCAGCTCTCATCTCCTCTATGGCTCAGTCACAGCCTACGCCAGGTCCCTCTATTGACCCCTATGATCTACCAGGCCCCAGTTATTCTTCCCCGTCTGGAGTATCGTATGGACCAAATCTACCAGCTTCCACGCTAGGTCAAGAGGGAACGCGTCCAACTCGGGCACGGGGCAAGAGAACCAGGGAGGAAGCT CTAACaccagaagaagaagaaaagagaCGAGTGAGGAGGGAGAGGAACAAATTGGCAGCTGCTAAATGCAGGAATCGAAGAAGAGAGCTGACTGATCGACTACAGAGT GAGACAGACCTTCTGGAGGAGGAGAAATCCACCCTGGAGGCCGAGATTGATGAACTACGCAGACAGAAGGAACAGCTGGAGTTTGCCCTTCTTTCCCACCGGCCGGGATGTAAACTGCCATATGAGGACCCTGACCTACCCCCAACAGACCCAACCGCATCTTATACACACGGAGCTCTACTGCCTGCCTACCCTTCCCAACCAGAGGTATCCTTCCCTGTCTGTTTGCCCCCGCTGCCAGACTCAGACTGTGCCGTCGGCGTGGGATCTTATACCTCTTCATTTGTGTTCACCTCACCAGAGGCAGGAGCCTGCGGAGCCCGGTACCAGCGCAGCAGCGGGAGTGAGCGCTCCTCCTCCGACTCACTCAGCTCCCCCTCGCTCCTGGCACTCTGA